Genomic DNA from Leptospira levettii:
TAATATCTTAGACTATTTAATAATTGCTCTATTACTATTCTTATATTCAATTTTTACTAATAAAATAAGAATCTCAGACGAATTTCTTATATATCTTCTAATTATTTTTACTGTTCTACCATTGTCGTTCTATTTGAATTACATATCGATTAAAAATATTTTCAAAAAAATTGAAGCGAAAAACAAAACAAAGCTTCTATATAAAATCTTACTATATCCTATAATTTCGATTGGATTATTTGTGATTTATTTAAATATTCAATGCAACGATAAATAAATTTACTACGCATAACAGCGACTTACCGCTTCGCTTCGGCACAAGGCCTCGCTCGGCCTGCGGCAAATTGTCCTCCTGGCATTCGCCTTGCTTACGCAAGCTACATGCCAGTCCCTAACGTCCCGTTGGGACTCAGGGTCGGACAACTTCGGGAAGGCTAGTTCGTTATGCGTAATCGTAGGAAATTAATATCTGAAGAGATAGTAAAAACTTTTTAAAAATTAAAGAGAAGAATTCGAATAAAAAACCCTTGACACGAGGCACACATTGTCATCAGCTATATATGAGTGAAGAATTATCGTTGGGATTTAGGGAAAGACGAAATCTTAAGAAAAGAACGAGGAATTTCTTTTGAATTAATCCTTTTTCAAATTGAAAACGGATTTCTTTTGGATATCATTAAACACCCAAATAAGGATAAATATCCAAACCAATCAATCTTCATTATAGAGATTGAAGACTACGTCTACTTAGTACCTTTCATTGAGAATAATGATGAAATTTTCCTCAAAACAATTATACCAAGCAGAAAAGCTACTCGAAATTATCTTTTAAAGGATGGCGACAACAATGAAATCTAAAATAGACAAAACTTCAAAAAAAATTCCTACCCTTTCTAAAGAAGAAAATGATATTCTCACATCATATGAAGCTGGTGAATGGAAATCAATCGGATTGAATAATAAATTAATCAGTAGTTACCAGAAAGCTGCTTCTGCGACATTAGCAAAGAACAAAAGGATTAACATTAGGCTTAATCAATTGGATTTACAATCAATTCAAAAGAAAGCTTTCGAAGAAGGATTACCTTACCAAACATTTATTTCTAGCTTAATTCATAAATTTGTTACTGGTAAATTAATTGAAAAATAATCTAACAACCTACGACTTCGCATAACAGCGACTAACCACTGCGCTTCGGGACTTCGCCCTCGCTTGGTCTGCGACACATAGGCTTTCTGTCACTCGCTTGCATACGCAAACTCCGTGCCAGTCCCTAACGTCCCGTTCCGGGACTCAGGGTCAGCCTACGTCGGTTAGCCTAGTTCGTTAATTGCAATTAGTTGATCTACAGAAGAAAACGCGCAAATTTTTTTATGAGGGTGTTGCCGATTAAAGTGCAGAAAGAGAACAATTTAAGCTTTGCTCTCTTTGAAAGTTCTGTTTGTAATTTACGATTTTAAGATTTAAGAGAAAATTTGCGCTCAATTGTAGGACCCTTTCGACTAATCTTTTATACTATATTAACTAACTGCAATTAACATCGCCTTAACGCTCACTCGGGCGCTTGTCCACTTCGACTCAGATTCCTGATGAAATCTGATTCTCGTGGGACCCTCGCTCGGCCTAAAGGCACATTCCGTGTCGCGCTAACGCCTCCTACAGAGGCTCAGCTACACGGAACGTCGTTAAGGCTGGTTCGTTAATTGCAATGTCCAAAAAGTTATTTTGAATATTCTGTTCAAATTTTCGCTGATTCTGTAATTTCAGGTTCTTTGTCATGCTTTGAGAAAGCCGTGCTTGATTTTGTATGCTTCTTTGAAGAGATTTTATTAATGTTTCTATTTAGTTTTCGTCTTTCTCATTATTCTTTTGCTTTGTTTACTTTAATCACAGTTCTGTTTTACATAGCTCTGTTTGGGATATTTCAGCGAAAATTAATCAAAGAGAAAGAGTCGACTTTATTTACATCTTACCAACATTTTTGGCCTTGATTCTT
This window encodes:
- a CDS encoding antitoxin, with the protein product MKSKIDKTSKKIPTLSKEENDILTSYEAGEWKSIGLNNKLISSYQKAASATLAKNKRINIRLNQLDLQSIQKKAFEEGLPYQTFISSLIHKFVTGKLIEK